CTGAGATGGATCAGGGAATCAACAGGCAAATAATACAAGCCGGGAGAAAGAGATAAATGGAAGATAACAGCGCTGATAAATTAGAAGAATCCCTGGAAGGTTATAAGGGAAAGATACTTGAGGTGAACAAGGGCTTCCTTGAATGGGACAAAGATTTGATATTTAGGGTCAGGACGCAGATGGGATATGAGATAGATTATGACGCGAATCTCCAGTGGGGCTGCGCTCCCACGGAAACGCTATTGGCAAGCGTTGCCGGATGCATGGCTATCGATGTGCTCTTTTTCCTTAAAAAGATGAGGGCAGAGATCAAAGACTTCAGGATAGATTTTACCGGGGTAAGAAGGCAGGAACCTCCCCAGTATTACAGATCAATGGACCTCTTCATAAAGGTCAAAGGTGAAGGCATCACGCCTAAAAAGATGGACCGGGCGATCTCACTTTCGCACGATAAATACTGTTCGGTCTATAACGCCTTAAGAAAAGAGATCGAGGTCACAACGCGCTACACGATAAACGAGGGTTAGGAGACTCCCAGCTCTTTCCTCAGCCAGGCTTCAAGCTCTTCGGAAAGAGGATACATGCCTGCTACGCACTCAGCTTCTTTCAGCTTCAGCGCGTCGTTCAGAAGCTTTTCCGGAATATCTTTTATAAATCCGACGGTTTTGCTCTGCGAATACTGGTTCTTCATAATAAAAAGTGCCGGCTTGTCTTCTATAAGATCAATATAAAGCATAAAACCATTGATGTTATCAGGCGCACCGTCTGCCTTTTTCCCTGAATATTGCCCCTGCCGCATAAAGACCTTCGGCGTTACATCCCACCTGATCTCATCAATAAAACTCTCTTTTTTGTCCTTAAGGTCATTGATGCTGATATCTTCCATGTGTCTACTATATACCAATCCTTTGAATAATTAAAGGAACGCGCTTCAGCATGTTTCTGGGTCAATTTATATTAGTGCT
This genomic stretch from Nitrospirota bacterium harbors:
- a CDS encoding OsmC family protein, translating into MEDNSADKLEESLEGYKGKILEVNKGFLEWDKDLIFRVRTQMGYEIDYDANLQWGCAPTETLLASVAGCMAIDVLFFLKKMRAEIKDFRIDFTGVRRQEPPQYYRSMDLFIKVKGEGITPKKMDRAISLSHDKYCSVYNALRKEIEVTTRYTINEG